In the Chryseobacterium sp. MYb264 genome, one interval contains:
- a CDS encoding J domain-containing protein, with translation MKDYYYFLGISHDASDEDIKKAYRKLSLKYHPDKNENDDFFADRFREIQEAYETLSDKSRRHSYDQNLESHQKSFRYNIPPSIKTFTANKIHAKKGEEIIISWQTQNADVVKVLPFGLEKPYGERTFKITEFRDGKFQILLHATNSLLHKTVVQGITITEVFESEGEKFRDKAEELFKSQPRTVGNPKGQPKITRIIVGILLLMLAIYFLVKSYNS, from the coding sequence ATGAAAGATTACTACTATTTTCTCGGGATTTCTCACGATGCTTCAGATGAAGACATCAAAAAAGCCTATAGAAAATTATCTTTAAAATATCATCCTGATAAAAATGAAAACGACGATTTCTTTGCCGATCGTTTCAGGGAAATTCAGGAAGCGTATGAAACATTGAGTGACAAAAGCAGAAGACATTCTTATGATCAGAATCTAGAAAGTCATCAGAAAAGTTTCAGGTATAATATTCCGCCTTCGATAAAGACTTTTACAGCCAATAAAATTCATGCAAAAAAAGGGGAGGAGATCATCATCAGCTGGCAAACGCAAAATGCTGATGTGGTAAAAGTATTGCCTTTCGGATTGGAAAAACCTTATGGTGAAAGGACTTTTAAAATAACAGAATTCAGAGACGGAAAATTTCAGATTTTACTTCATGCAACCAACTCTTTGTTGCACAAAACAGTCGTTCAGGGAATTACCATAACAGAAGTTTTTGAATCTGAAGGCGAAAAATTCCGAGATAAAGCGGAAGAATTATTCAAATCACAACCGAGAACAGTCGGTAATCCGAAGGGTCAGCCAAAAATTACAAGAATTATAGTTGGTATTTTATTGTTGATGTTGGCGATTTATTTTCTGGTAAAAAGCTATAACAGTTAG
- a CDS encoding LamG-like jellyroll fold domain-containing protein codes for MKRSLLIKQTLTSLLFCGATFSTLELNAQTLAFPEATGFGRFTTGARGAANPQIYLVTNLNDSGPGSFRDAVSQPGRFVIFKVGGIVNLQSIVAIAPNTTIAGQTAPGEGILFLGPRVSFSGASNTIARYFRIRYGGTSQNQDASGISNGANIILDHMTFSWGTDEVFSVNWDNSGTSPDNITIQNSIMGQGLHRHNHSAGGLMQPPAGGKISLIGNLYICNKTRNNKVKGINEFVNNVVYNWGNYGNTYGHTQSGEAYIMGGDSAGSSFVNIINNYFIGGPNTGNSVTTPFSVGNANFNLYGSGNYFDNNKNGVLDGTLVPQDLNGYPVGDMAAIKSVPYDYPVQNPILTAQAAYDNIVAGVGASYPRRDQVDNLMISDLQSKGTTATYVYVQNDLATQFGFTNGGAGHVYGAPAPLDTDNDGMPDAWEIANGLNPNVFDALAVSTTHAPYLNIEVYINSLPNTAAPDFIIPPTNLNFTNAVTSGSPASSSLTVNWNDNATNETNYVLERSTNGTNFSVIATLPANTASYNETGLTPNTQYYYRVKATSSTESSVYTANTSITTPPVPSAPTKAANPTPANSNNNVELTNGNLLLKWTGSSNTTNYTVYFGTNPQNLNTIATVPYSVAPSYQLSNLSTTTNYYWRVDASNNLGSVTGDVWNFRALTPGIVGNWPFSEAPSSGEQIADVTSYANNGILNTDYDNASVRVPGKENYALDFATAPNNYIASIPHQDQILFNNNSFTVSYWMKAPVSMIPSSSATSLYVLCKGSFTKNTATGATGKRFNVEIKGGQLRYAIDDDVTKKEITSPIANYFTGNWVHVVIMRDITAHKMRIYTNGVLSAEGDETAVTGIGEASDLVLGNIGELEFLSSANAPAPYKGALDELQMYNYALSPAQVYGLYNQAVLGNKEFSISKNAGSVYPNPAKDQIFIKLPDYKKSNLTATLIDLTGKIVVKEKLNANGNGIFNLNIASVKASGNYILNVSGENLNSNFKVVVK; via the coding sequence ATGAAAAGATCATTACTTATTAAACAAACGCTTACTTCTTTGCTATTTTGTGGAGCAACATTTTCCACTTTGGAGCTTAACGCACAGACCTTAGCCTTTCCGGAAGCTACCGGATTCGGAAGATTTACCACCGGAGCCAGAGGGGCAGCTAATCCTCAGATTTATCTGGTGACGAACTTAAACGACAGTGGACCCGGCTCATTCCGTGATGCGGTGAGCCAGCCCGGCAGATTTGTTATTTTTAAAGTCGGAGGAATTGTTAATTTGCAGTCTATTGTAGCAATCGCTCCCAATACAACCATTGCAGGGCAGACGGCTCCGGGAGAGGGAATTTTATTTTTGGGACCGAGGGTATCCTTTTCGGGTGCCAGTAATACGATTGCCAGATACTTTAGAATCCGCTACGGGGGAACCTCTCAGAATCAGGATGCCTCAGGAATATCGAACGGCGCCAATATTATTCTGGATCATATGACATTCAGCTGGGGAACCGATGAGGTTTTTTCCGTCAATTGGGACAACAGCGGAACCAGTCCGGATAATATCACCATCCAGAATTCGATTATGGGACAGGGATTACATCGCCATAATCATTCCGCAGGAGGATTGATGCAGCCACCGGCAGGAGGGAAAATCAGTCTCATCGGTAATCTGTACATTTGTAATAAAACCCGAAATAATAAGGTAAAGGGAATCAACGAATTCGTCAATAATGTCGTGTACAACTGGGGGAATTACGGAAATACTTACGGTCACACACAATCGGGGGAGGCCTATATTATGGGAGGAGATTCAGCGGGAAGCTCTTTTGTGAATATCATCAATAATTATTTCATTGGAGGTCCTAATACAGGTAATTCGGTAACGACACCGTTTAGTGTGGGAAATGCGAATTTTAACTTATACGGTTCTGGAAATTACTTTGATAATAATAAAAACGGAGTGCTGGACGGAACTTTGGTTCCTCAGGATCTGAATGGATATCCGGTGGGGGATATGGCAGCGATAAAGTCGGTTCCGTATGACTATCCGGTACAAAATCCAATATTGACAGCTCAGGCAGCGTATGATAATATAGTGGCAGGCGTAGGAGCATCATATCCAAGACGTGACCAGGTCGATAATTTAATGATTTCAGATTTACAATCAAAAGGAACGACAGCGACGTATGTGTATGTTCAGAATGATTTGGCTACTCAATTTGGTTTTACCAATGGTGGGGCAGGGCATGTGTATGGTGCTCCGGCTCCTTTGGATACTGATAATGACGGGATGCCAGATGCATGGGAAATTGCCAACGGACTCAATCCCAATGTTTTTGACGCTTTAGCAGTCAGTACAACGCATGCTCCCTATTTAAATATTGAGGTGTATATCAACAGTTTGCCTAATACGGCTGCTCCGGATTTTATTATTCCGCCAACGAATCTGAATTTCACGAATGCGGTAACTTCGGGAAGTCCGGCTTCCAGTTCTTTAACCGTTAATTGGAATGATAACGCAACTAATGAAACTAATTATGTGCTGGAACGTTCGACTAATGGAACTAATTTTTCAGTGATTGCAACACTTCCAGCCAATACGGCAAGTTACAACGAAACGGGATTAACGCCGAATACTCAATATTATTATAGGGTGAAGGCAACGAGCTCCACAGAATCTTCGGTTTATACAGCGAATACATCAATCACTACACCGCCGGTTCCTTCGGCTCCGACTAAAGCAGCAAATCCGACACCTGCCAATAGCAATAATAATGTAGAATTAACTAATGGCAATCTTCTTTTAAAATGGACAGGAAGTTCAAATACAACGAATTATACGGTTTATTTCGGAACCAACCCGCAGAATTTGAATACTATTGCTACAGTTCCATATTCGGTTGCACCTTCGTACCAGCTTTCTAATTTAAGTACAACAACCAATTATTACTGGAGAGTAGATGCTTCTAATAATTTGGGAAGTGTAACAGGTGATGTTTGGAATTTCCGTGCTTTAACACCTGGAATTGTCGGAAACTGGCCGTTCTCGGAAGCTCCATCTTCAGGTGAACAAATCGCGGATGTCACTTCTTATGCCAATAACGGAATATTAAATACGGATTATGATAACGCCAGCGTAAGAGTTCCCGGAAAAGAAAATTATGCTTTAGATTTTGCCACGGCTCCGAATAATTACATCGCGAGTATTCCGCATCAGGATCAGATTCTATTTAATAATAATTCATTTACTGTTTCTTATTGGATGAAAGCTCCGGTAAGCATGATTCCGTCTTCTTCGGCAACGAGTCTTTATGTCTTGTGTAAAGGTTCGTTTACTAAAAATACAGCGACGGGCGCAACCGGAAAACGTTTTAATGTAGAAATAAAAGGTGGTCAACTTCGCTATGCTATTGATGATGACGTGACGAAAAAGGAAATCACCTCACCAATTGCCAACTATTTTACAGGAAACTGGGTGCATGTGGTGATTATGAGAGATATTACCGCACATAAAATGAGAATTTATACCAACGGGGTTTTAAGTGCAGAAGGTGATGAAACGGCAGTAACCGGAATTGGAGAAGCAAGCGATCTTGTTTTGGGGAATATTGGTGAACTTGAATTTTTATCGTCAGCAAATGCTCCGGCTCCTTACAAAGGTGCTTTAGATGAACTTCAAATGTATAATTACGCCTTATCTCCGGCTCAGGTTTACGGTTTGTATAATCAGGCAGTTTTGGGTAATAAAGAATTCAGTATCAGTAAAAATGCAGGTTCAGTATATCCAAATCCGGCGAAAGATCAGATTTTCATCAAGCTTCCGGATTATAAAAAATCAAACTTAACAGCAACATTAATTGATCTGACAGGGAAAATTGTCGTTAAAGAAAAGTTGAATGCTAACGGAAACGGAATTTTTAATTTAAATATTGCCAGCGTAAAAGCATCAGGAAATTATATTTTAAATGTCTCAGGGGAGAATTTGAACAGTAATTTTAAAGTGGTGGTGAAATAA
- a CDS encoding DcaP family trimeric outer membrane transporter, translating into MVKYRFTKLLAFVCICLYHNTIHAQIKILSYSSPEDSAGSNRSVYLKGFIQADVMVDFQNIGSRDGFAANSIRVPQENNLGTNFSVRQSQLGLEIRENSDLSAYVEIDFFGPGNTTSPRFRKGYIQWKGLLIGQTWSNFADVDIFPNIFDFAGPNGTLFTRLFQIRYSAKLSDKENISFSLEDPSVKSFSAPDSWTKKNIIPSVTTIYRYGGDRDYIKLGGMISPTSYQTDKDTHQKSKTIFGWAGMISARKYVGPRDNLRTQLSYGKGYASHNIVLSGEKYDAAANLETQKLENAELLSITGIYEHWWSPQWGSVVYYSYSDMGSNTLMSRDIPAAFQNMAINIVYQPLKKLRMDIEGNYGKVKNFSGQQAGAWRIQSSIALSF; encoded by the coding sequence ATGGTGAAATATCGCTTTACGAAGCTTCTGGCTTTCGTATGTATTTGTTTATATCACAACACGATTCACGCACAGATAAAAATCTTATCATATTCTTCCCCTGAAGACAGTGCAGGAAGCAATCGGTCTGTATACCTTAAAGGGTTTATACAGGCGGATGTAATGGTCGATTTCCAAAATATAGGCTCGCGTGACGGTTTTGCCGCCAATTCCATCCGGGTTCCGCAAGAGAATAATCTGGGAACTAATTTCAGTGTCCGGCAATCACAGCTGGGTCTTGAAATAAGGGAAAACAGCGACCTTTCTGCATACGTAGAGATTGACTTCTTCGGACCGGGTAATACTACATCTCCCCGATTCAGGAAGGGATATATCCAATGGAAAGGCTTGCTTATCGGACAGACCTGGAGTAATTTTGCAGATGTTGATATTTTTCCTAATATTTTTGATTTTGCAGGTCCCAACGGAACCCTCTTTACACGTCTTTTCCAGATCAGGTATTCGGCAAAGCTCTCCGATAAGGAGAACATCTCTTTTTCTCTCGAAGATCCCTCCGTAAAATCGTTCTCTGCACCCGACAGCTGGACAAAAAAAAATATTATCCCAAGCGTCACCACAATATACCGGTACGGAGGAGATCGGGATTATATTAAACTAGGCGGTATGATCTCTCCGACCAGCTATCAGACTGATAAAGACACTCATCAAAAAAGCAAAACCATATTCGGATGGGCAGGTATGATTTCGGCAAGAAAATATGTAGGACCCCGGGATAATTTAAGAACCCAGTTATCTTATGGAAAAGGATATGCAAGCCATAATATTGTCCTCAGCGGTGAAAAATATGACGCTGCAGCCAATCTGGAAACCCAAAAACTGGAAAACGCCGAACTCCTGAGCATCACAGGAATTTATGAACATTGGTGGAGTCCCCAATGGGGATCTGTCGTGTATTACAGCTATTCCGATATGGGTAGCAATACTCTGATGAGCCGGGATATACCCGCTGCCTTCCAGAATATGGCCATCAACATTGTTTACCAGCCTCTGAAAAAACTGAGAATGGATATTGAAGGAAATTACGGGAAAGTCAAAAATTTTTCTGGTCAACAGGCAGGGGCGTGGCGAATTCAGTCGTCCATTGCTTTAAGTTTTTAG
- the gcvP gene encoding aminomethyl-transferring glycine dehydrogenase translates to MNTEQFVSRHISLNEADKQAMLEKVGVSSIEELISQTIPSSIRLEKDLEISEPLSEYEMLNHSKELASKNTDYTSYIGFGYHNTLLPSAIQRNIFENPSWYTAYTPYQAEIAQGRLEALLNFQTVVCDLTGFALANASLLDESTAAAEAMHMFFNNRTKDQKKAGANKFFISDLVLPQTVSVLKTKAEGLEIEIVEGDHKTHEFDGSYYGILLQYPGKNGIVLDYTEDIVEYKKLDLQVAVACDPMALVKLKSPASMGADCAVGTTQRFGIPLGYGGPHAAFFSCREEYKRDIPGRIIGVSQDMYGRRALRMALQTREQHIKRERATSNICTAQVLLAVMAGMYAVYHGPKGLNYIADQIHFKANALKGGLKALGYQIVEEPIFDTVKITMPEDEKARLVRMMLDHKLNLNYFTEGVVSIAINESTTLDKLNYLMASFAQFKDKQTFKLEIKEGYSIPDENLRKDEILTESVFNKYHTETELMRYIKRLERKDLSLTHSMISLGSCTMKLNAATEMLPLSWDNWGAIHPFVPVDQAGGYQEMIRELEKDLAQITGFAGTSLQPNSGAQGEYAGLMVIREYHISRGEGHRNVVLIPQSAHGTNPASAAMAGMKIVVVKNLENGEIDFEDLKAKTEQHSANLSCVMITYPSTYGFFDANIIDITNLIHEHGGQVYMDGANMNAQVGYTSPGNIGADVCHLNLHKTFAIPHGGGGPGVGPICVAKHLVPFLPTNANIKVGSKESIEGISAAPYGSGLILNISYAYIKMLGTSGLKKATEHAILNANYLKEILAEHFPILYSNENGKVAHECIVDFRQFKSLGIEVADVAKRLMDYGFHAPTVSFPVAGTLMIEPTESESKSEIDRFAEALIAIKHEIDEIANGEADQANNVLKNAPHTEQLVISDSWDKPYSREKAAYPLEWVRDHKFFASVSRVDEAYGDRNLVCTCEPIEAYM, encoded by the coding sequence ATGAATACAGAACAGTTTGTGAGCCGTCACATTTCCCTAAATGAAGCCGATAAACAGGCGATGTTAGAGAAAGTTGGCGTTTCAAGTATCGAAGAGTTAATTTCTCAGACTATCCCTTCTTCTATCCGTTTAGAAAAAGATCTTGAGATCTCAGAACCGCTTTCAGAATACGAAATGCTGAATCATTCGAAAGAATTGGCATCTAAGAATACTGATTATACAAGTTATATCGGTTTTGGATATCACAATACGCTGTTGCCATCAGCTATTCAAAGAAATATCTTTGAAAATCCGAGTTGGTATACGGCTTATACACCTTATCAGGCGGAAATCGCACAAGGGAGATTGGAGGCTCTTTTGAATTTCCAGACTGTTGTGTGTGATTTAACAGGTTTTGCGCTGGCTAATGCATCGTTGTTGGACGAATCGACGGCAGCTGCAGAAGCTATGCATATGTTTTTTAATAACAGAACGAAAGATCAGAAAAAAGCGGGAGCAAACAAGTTCTTCATTTCTGACCTTGTTTTACCTCAGACCGTTTCTGTTTTAAAAACAAAAGCAGAAGGTCTAGAAATCGAGATTGTAGAAGGAGACCACAAGACACATGAATTTGATGGTTCTTACTACGGAATTTTATTACAATATCCTGGTAAAAACGGAATCGTTTTAGATTATACAGAAGATATCGTTGAATATAAAAAACTTGATCTTCAGGTAGCTGTTGCTTGTGATCCTATGGCTTTGGTGAAATTGAAGTCTCCGGCTTCTATGGGCGCTGACTGTGCGGTAGGAACTACACAGAGATTTGGTATTCCATTGGGTTACGGAGGTCCTCACGCTGCATTTTTCTCTTGTAGAGAAGAGTATAAAAGAGATATTCCAGGAAGAATTATCGGGGTTTCTCAGGATATGTACGGAAGACGTGCATTAAGAATGGCGTTGCAGACGAGAGAGCAGCATATCAAGAGAGAAAGAGCGACTTCAAACATCTGTACCGCACAGGTTCTTTTGGCTGTAATGGCTGGAATGTACGCTGTTTACCACGGTCCGAAAGGATTAAACTATATTGCAGATCAGATTCACTTTAAAGCTAATGCTTTGAAAGGTGGTTTGAAAGCTTTAGGATATCAAATCGTTGAAGAACCAATCTTTGACACGGTAAAAATCACGATGCCTGAAGATGAAAAAGCGAGATTGGTAAGAATGATGCTTGATCATAAGCTAAACTTAAACTACTTCACAGAAGGCGTTGTAAGCATCGCAATCAACGAAAGTACAACTTTAGATAAACTGAATTATCTGATGGCTTCTTTCGCTCAGTTTAAAGACAAGCAGACATTTAAATTAGAAATTAAAGAAGGATACAGCATTCCTGATGAGAATTTAAGAAAAGATGAAATTCTTACAGAAAGCGTATTCAATAAATACCACACGGAAACAGAATTGATGCGTTACATCAAGCGTCTGGAAAGAAAAGATTTATCATTAACACATTCAATGATTTCTCTTGGTTCTTGTACGATGAAACTGAATGCTGCAACAGAAATGTTACCACTTTCTTGGGACAACTGGGGAGCAATTCACCCTTTTGTACCGGTTGATCAGGCGGGAGGTTATCAGGAAATGATCCGTGAATTAGAGAAAGATTTAGCTCAAATCACTGGTTTCGCAGGAACTTCTCTTCAGCCAAATTCTGGAGCTCAGGGAGAATATGCAGGATTAATGGTGATCAGAGAATATCACATTTCAAGAGGCGAAGGTCACAGAAATGTAGTATTGATTCCTCAGTCTGCGCACGGAACAAACCCGGCTTCTGCGGCAATGGCAGGAATGAAAATTGTTGTTGTTAAAAACTTAGAGAACGGAGAAATTGATTTCGAAGATCTTAAAGCGAAAACAGAACAGCATTCTGCAAACTTATCTTGTGTAATGATCACGTATCCGTCAACTTACGGATTCTTTGATGCAAACATTATCGACATTACAAACCTGATCCACGAGCACGGCGGACAAGTTTATATGGATGGTGCCAACATGAACGCTCAGGTAGGATATACAAGTCCTGGAAACATCGGAGCAGACGTTTGTCACTTAAATCTTCACAAGACTTTCGCGATTCCTCACGGAGGTGGAGGCCCTGGAGTTGGTCCGATCTGTGTGGCTAAGCACCTGGTTCCTTTCCTTCCTACGAATGCCAATATCAAAGTAGGTTCTAAAGAGTCTATTGAAGGTATCTCTGCAGCGCCTTACGGTTCTGGATTGATCTTGAATATTTCTTACGCTTACATTAAAATGTTGGGTACTTCAGGATTAAAGAAAGCGACTGAACATGCGATCTTAAATGCTAATTATTTAAAAGAGATCTTAGCTGAGCATTTCCCGATTTTATATTCAAACGAAAACGGAAAAGTAGCTCACGAATGTATCGTAGATTTCAGACAGTTCAAATCTCTAGGAATTGAAGTGGCTGATGTGGCGAAGAGATTGATGGACTACGGTTTCCATGCGCCAACGGTTTCTTTCCCGGTTGCAGGAACATTAATGATTGAGCCTACAGAATCTGAAAGCAAATCAGAAATCGATCGTTTTGCAGAAGCTTTAATTGCGATTAAACATGAAATTGATGAGATTGCCAACGGAGAAGCAGATCAGGCAAACAACGTATTGAAAAATGCTCCTCACACTGAGCAATTGGTGATCTCAGATTCTTGGGATAAACCATACAGCAGAGAAAAAGCGGCTTATCCGCTAGAGTGGGTGAGAGATCACAAATTCTTTGCTTCTGTTTCAAGAGTTGATGAGGCTTACGGAGACAGAAACTTAGTTTGTACTTGTGAGCCGATTGAAGCTTATATGTAA